A genomic stretch from Bacteroidota bacterium includes:
- a CDS encoding DUF4372 domain-containing protein — translation MSKTTFFTGQPVFNQLLSLIPRSLIEKISKKHNANRYCKHFMSYDHLVTMLYSCFLMLAICEKLLRVFRHLV, via the coding sequence ATGAGTAAAACTACCTTTTTTACCGGACAGCCGGTATTCAATCAATTGCTTTCACTTATCCCTCGTTCTCTTATTGAGAAAATAAGTAAGAAGCATAATGCAAATCGATATTGCAAGCATTTCATGTCTTATGACCATCTGGTCACTATGTTGTATTCTTGTTTTTTAATGCTGGCAATTTGCGAGAAGTTACTACGGGTATTCAGGCATTTGGTCTGA
- a CDS encoding ABC transporter ATP-binding protein yields the protein MIEIQHLHKSFGKLHVLDDINLHLTMGRAVSLIGPNASGKTTMIKCLLGMVIPDSGTILFGGKNISHDFNYRSEIGYMPQIGRYPENMRVGQVFEMLQNIRQHKGEIDNELYDAFKMHDIRMKYMRTLSGGTRQKVSACLAFMFNPQVLILDEPTAGLDPLSAEILKLKILKEKAAGKLILITSHILSDLEEITTDILFIVEGKIKFYKTVAELQLETGEQSLNKAVAEIMRHP from the coding sequence ATGATTGAAATTCAACACTTACATAAATCATTTGGTAAACTGCATGTGCTGGATGATATCAATTTGCATTTAACAATGGGAAGGGCAGTTTCTTTAATTGGTCCAAATGCATCCGGGAAAACAACCATGATAAAATGTTTGCTCGGTATGGTAATTCCCGACAGCGGAACAATTTTATTTGGTGGTAAAAATATTTCACATGATTTTAATTATAGAAGTGAAATAGGTTATATGCCGCAGATAGGTCGCTATCCTGAAAATATGCGGGTAGGTCAGGTATTTGAAATGCTGCAAAACATTCGTCAACATAAAGGTGAAATTGATAATGAATTGTATGATGCTTTTAAGATGCATGATATTCGTATGAAATATATGCGCACTCTATCTGGTGGTACACGACAAAAAGTAAGTGCATGTCTTGCATTTATGTTTAATCCGCAGGTGCTTATATTAGATGAACCCACCGCAGGTTTAGATCCGCTTTCCGCAGAGATTTTAAAACTCAAAATATTAAAAGAAAAAGCTGCCGGTAAATTAATTCTGATTACTTCGCATATACTAAGTGATCTGGAAGAAATTACTACAGACATTTTATTTATAGTGGAAGGAAAAATTAAATTTTATAAAACTGTTGCCGAATTACAATTGGAAACAGGTGAACAATCTTTGAATAAAGCAGTAGCTGAAATAATGCGACATCCATGA
- a CDS encoding IS4 family transposase — translation MYFVLPDSRTKLNREEDIFIIDSTTISLFTSVMRGAGTSKANGKKKGGVKAHVLMNAQHDLPAFVFISEAKEHDLIFLRQLKVPNDSTVLFDKAYINYTQFIEWGNCGIRWVSRLKRDASIKNLVDLPVSEESYDTGVRKDRYVILGRESNRSKIPLIEARIVEYYDQEMNRSFEFISNDFTSPPEEIADLYKGRWQIEMLFKRIKQRYPLTYFLGDNPNAIMIQIWAALICDLLIRIIQIAVNKKKLNPWAYSSISGMIRQHLMSYFNVKEFLIHPEKILNKYNPPSLQLRLFFPGASP, via the coding sequence ATGTATTTCGTTTTACCGGACAGCCGGACTAAATTAAATCGAGAGGAAGACATTTTTATTATTGATTCCACCACGATTAGTTTGTTTACTTCAGTAATGCGTGGAGCTGGGACTTCTAAAGCCAATGGAAAGAAAAAAGGAGGTGTTAAAGCACACGTGTTAATGAATGCCCAACATGATCTTCCGGCATTTGTATTTATCTCCGAGGCGAAGGAACATGATCTCATTTTTTTGCGTCAACTCAAGGTGCCAAATGATTCGACAGTATTATTTGATAAAGCATATATCAACTATACACAATTTATTGAATGGGGCAATTGTGGCATTAGGTGGGTGAGTAGATTAAAGCGAGATGCAAGTATCAAAAATCTTGTGGATTTACCTGTTAGTGAAGAATCCTACGATACAGGTGTCCGAAAGGATCGATATGTAATACTTGGAAGGGAAAGCAACAGAAGTAAAATACCTCTCATTGAAGCCCGTATTGTGGAGTACTATGATCAAGAAATGAATCGCAGTTTTGAGTTTATTTCAAATGATTTTACAAGCCCTCCGGAAGAAATAGCAGACCTGTATAAAGGAAGATGGCAAATAGAAATGTTATTTAAACGGATCAAACAACGTTATCCTCTTACATACTTTCTGGGAGATAATCCCAATGCAATTATGATTCAAATATGGGCAGCATTAATTTGCGATCTATTAATACGTATAATACAAATTGCAGTGAATAAAAAGAAATTAAACCCCTGGGCATATTCCTCTATTTCAGGAATGATAAGACAACACCTTATGAGTTATTTTAATGTAAAAGAGTTTTTAATTCATCCCGAAAAAATATTGAATAAATATAATCCACCGTCACTACAACTGCGTTTATTTTTTCCGGGGGCTTCACCTTAA
- a CDS encoding nitrous oxide reductase accessory protein NosL, translating into MNFLKTTASLFVIVMLLQSCTKSGPVAIEYGEDPCAFCKMTIVDTKFSCELQTNKGKTYKFDDLFCLLKYKDENFSGSDNIGHIYISDFHSGEFVEYNTASFLFNPEFKSPMSGNIATFQSDTALHVVLQQKGGELMSWDQVTNKTGI; encoded by the coding sequence ATGAATTTTTTAAAGACAACCGCTTCCCTTTTTGTAATTGTAATGCTTCTGCAAAGTTGTACTAAGTCAGGTCCCGTGGCTATCGAATACGGCGAAGACCCATGTGCATTTTGTAAGATGACCATTGTGGATACCAAGTTTAGTTGCGAACTGCAAACGAACAAAGGCAAGACTTATAAGTTTGATGATCTGTTTTGTCTTTTGAAATACAAAGACGAAAATTTCTCAGGCTCAGATAATATTGGACACATCTATATTTCCGATTTTCATTCAGGTGAATTTGTTGAATATAACACTGCTTCATTTTTATTTAATCCTGAATTTAAATCTCCAATGTCAGGCAACATTGCAACCTTCCAATCGGATACTGCATTACATGTGGTATTGCAACAAAAAGGTGGCGAACTAATGAGTTGGGATCAGGTTACAAATAAGACGGGAATTTAA
- the nosZ gene encoding Sec-dependent nitrous-oxide reductase produces MFASTTGCKPKGAKSAVTGNAAQRVYVPPGQYDELYMFASGGFSGQVGVYGLPSGRLLRVIPVFSVDPEKGYGYSEESKGMLNSSWGFQPWDDSHHPQLSQTDGIIDGRYLFINGNNTPRIARIDLTTFSTQEIIEIPNTGGNHASPFITENTEYLVSATRFSMPYGTNVDVPINSYKENFKGVITFIALDGASTTQSKMSPAFQIEVPAFDYDLAHHGKGPSSGWMFFTCYNSEQAHTLKEVNASQKDKDFILAINWKKVEELVKNGKGKKTAINTYHNYMDDVTHYAVSEQFKEITTLTTEDLKGLIYYMPCPKSPHGVDVDPTGQYISAGGKLAAMIPVYGFSKIQDAIAANATDGEFGGIPILKYESVLAGEVKDCGLGPLHTEFDDKGYAYTSMFVSSEITKWEVATQTVVDRVPTYYSIGHLMVPGGDSKQPYGKYVVALNKITKDRYLPTGPELTQSAQLYSIDGDKMELLLDFPTIGEPHYAQALKADLIKDKQVKIYKIEENTHPYAAKGEKQSGVTRDGNEVHIKMTSIRSHFSPDNIEGVKLGDVVYFHVTNLEQDWDVPHGFAVIGMNNSELLIMPGETLTLKWVPQKVGVFPFYCTDFCSALHQEMQGYIRVSPAGSNVPLTFSLNASDEKK; encoded by the coding sequence ATGTTCGCATCTACAACAGGATGCAAGCCCAAAGGGGCAAAATCTGCGGTAACCGGAAATGCAGCACAGCGTGTATATGTACCTCCCGGGCAGTATGATGAATTATATATGTTTGCCTCCGGTGGATTCAGCGGTCAGGTGGGTGTATATGGATTGCCTTCAGGACGTTTGCTCCGAGTGATTCCTGTTTTCAGCGTGGATCCTGAAAAAGGATATGGTTACAGCGAAGAGTCAAAAGGAATGCTTAACTCCTCTTGGGGATTTCAACCATGGGATGATTCCCATCACCCGCAGCTTTCCCAAACAGATGGTATTATTGATGGACGTTACTTGTTTATTAATGGTAATAATACACCAAGGATAGCTCGTATTGATTTAACCACATTTTCTACTCAGGAAATAATTGAAATTCCTAATACAGGTGGTAACCATGCTTCTCCGTTTATTACTGAGAATACTGAATATTTAGTAAGTGCTACTCGTTTCTCCATGCCTTATGGAACAAATGTAGATGTGCCTATTAATTCTTATAAAGAAAACTTTAAAGGTGTAATTACATTTATTGCTTTAGATGGTGCCTCCACTACTCAAAGTAAAATGAGTCCTGCTTTCCAAATAGAAGTTCCTGCATTTGATTATGATCTTGCGCATCACGGTAAAGGTCCTTCATCAGGATGGATGTTCTTTACTTGTTACAACAGTGAACAGGCACATACTTTAAAAGAAGTAAATGCCAGCCAGAAAGACAAAGATTTTATTCTTGCTATCAACTGGAAAAAAGTAGAAGAATTAGTGAAGAATGGTAAAGGCAAAAAAACCGCTATTAATACATACCATAATTATATGGATGATGTAACTCACTATGCAGTTTCAGAACAATTTAAAGAAATAACAACGCTTACTACAGAAGATTTAAAAGGACTGATTTATTATATGCCATGTCCTAAATCACCTCATGGTGTGGATGTGGATCCAACAGGACAATATATTTCTGCTGGTGGTAAACTTGCTGCTATGATTCCAGTGTATGGGTTCTCAAAAATTCAGGATGCAATTGCTGCGAATGCAACAGATGGTGAATTTGGTGGAATTCCTATTCTTAAATATGAATCAGTACTTGCTGGTGAAGTGAAAGATTGCGGATTAGGACCATTACATACTGAGTTTGACGACAAAGGTTATGCTTACACTTCTATGTTTGTTTCTTCTGAAATAACCAAATGGGAAGTAGCTACTCAAACTGTGGTTGACCGTGTTCCTACTTATTATTCAATCGGTCACTTAATGGTTCCGGGTGGTGATTCTAAACAACCTTACGGTAAGTATGTGGTTGCATTAAATAAAATTACTAAAGACAGATATCTGCCAACAGGGCCGGAGTTAACTCAGTCTGCACAATTGTATTCAATTGATGGAGATAAAATGGAATTGTTACTTGACTTTCCAACTATCGGTGAGCCGCATTATGCGCAAGCATTAAAAGCTGACCTAATTAAGGATAAGCAAGTGAAAATTTATAAAATAGAAGAGAACACACATCCGTATGCGGCTAAAGGCGAAAAACAAAGTGGAGTTACCAGAGATGGAAATGAAGTACATATAAAAATGACTTCTATCCGTTCACACTTCTCTCCTGATAATATTGAAGGTGTAAAATTGGGCGATGTGGTTTATTTCCATGTTACCAATCTTGAACAAGACTGGGATGTACCTCACGGATTTGCTGTAATTGGAATGAATAATAGCGAATTATTAATTATGCCGGGAGAAACTTTAACATTGAAATGGGTGCCTCAAAAAGTAGGAGTATTCCCTTTCTATTGTACTGACTTCTGTTCTGCATTGCACCAGGAAATGCAAGGATACATTCGTGTATCTCCGGCAGGTAGCAATGTGCCGTTAACGTTCTCTTTGAACGCCAGCGACGAAAAGAAATAA
- a CDS encoding ABC transporter permease subunit, which produces MINIIKYNLHDIFRNRVVISYTVFLFLVSVSFFNLDENPVKGVMSLLNIVLIVLPMVSIIFSTIHQYNSSEFTELLLAQPIKRKTIIISQFLSLSISMCTAVIIGIGIPVLMYYPSEAGIMLVLSAVLLTLVFISFAVLTSVIARDKSRGIGMSILLWFFFALIYDGLLLWIVFSFSDYPLEQPILILTALNPVDLARILVLLKLDLSALMGYTGALYRKFFGSDTGMILSAIILMLWVIIPVVFATRTFIKKDL; this is translated from the coding sequence ATGATCAATATAATTAAATATAATCTCCACGATATTTTTCGTAACCGGGTAGTAATTTCCTACACCGTGTTTTTGTTTTTAGTATCTGTCAGCTTTTTTAATCTGGATGAAAATCCGGTGAAAGGTGTAATGAGTTTATTAAATATTGTACTGATTGTTTTGCCGATGGTGAGTATTATTTTTTCTACAATACATCAGTATAATTCCTCTGAATTTACTGAGTTGTTATTGGCTCAGCCGATTAAGCGCAAAACAATTATTATAAGTCAGTTTCTGAGTTTATCTATTTCAATGTGTACTGCTGTAATTATTGGAATCGGTATTCCGGTGTTGATGTATTATCCTTCCGAAGCAGGTATTATGTTAGTATTATCTGCCGTATTACTCACTTTAGTTTTCATCAGCTTTGCGGTGTTGACTTCTGTAATTGCAAGAGATAAATCCAGAGGAATTGGTATGTCAATTTTATTATGGTTTTTCTTTGCGTTGATTTACGATGGCTTGTTGTTATGGATTGTATTTAGTTTTTCTGATTATCCATTGGAACAACCTATTTTAATTTTAACCGCATTAAATCCTGTTGATCTTGCAAGAATTTTAGTATTGCTTAAATTGGATTTATCGGCATTAATGGGTTATACAGGTGCATTGTATCGCAAGTTTTTTGGAAGCGATACAGGTATGATATTATCTGCAATTATTTTAATGCTTTGGGTAATTATCCCTGTGGTTTTTGCAACACGTACTTTTATCAAAAAGGATTTATAA
- a CDS encoding T9SS type A sorting domain-containing protein, giving the protein MQIYPNPANEYIIISGDIKSNDIIKIYSADGRVVLHKKINTTNTKVDISMLPPGVYVIQISEDGWVKYSEKLFK; this is encoded by the coding sequence ATTCAAATTTATCCCAACCCCGCAAATGAATACATCATTATTTCAGGAGATATAAAATCAAATGATATTATAAAAATATACAGTGCAGATGGCAGAGTTGTATTGCATAAAAAAATAAATACAACAAATACGAAAGTGGATATTTCTATGCTGCCGCCGGGTGTTTATGTTATTCAAATAAGTGAAGATGGTTGGGTGAAGTATTCGGAGAAATTATTTAAATAG
- a CDS encoding response regulator transcription factor gives MEPNISHIQILYVEDDETLAFVTIDNLSRKGYNITHCRDGLEAIKTFQSNKFDLCILDIMLPQIDGYAVAQIIRNTNQNIPIIFLSAKSTIEDKLMALRNGGDDFLHKPFSMNELIMRIQVFLRRSGEKKKLSEPTSEELSIGDYKFNPVLRQISFNQKTETLSNGESKLLYLLATNINNIVYKEDIRAQNEINGRFSAKSLNTNISKLRKALEANPKITIENVREIGFRLRVAE, from the coding sequence TTGGAACCTAACATTAGCCACATTCAAATATTATATGTTGAAGATGATGAAACACTTGCCTTTGTAACTATAGATAATCTGAGCAGAAAAGGCTATAACATCACGCATTGCAGAGATGGATTGGAAGCTATTAAAACTTTCCAATCCAATAAATTCGACTTATGTATTCTGGACATAATGTTACCCCAAATTGATGGCTATGCCGTTGCTCAAATTATTCGCAATACCAATCAAAATATTCCCATCATATTTTTATCTGCCAAATCTACTATTGAAGATAAACTGATGGCATTGCGCAATGGCGGTGATGATTTTCTGCACAAGCCTTTTAGCATGAATGAACTGATAATGCGCATTCAGGTTTTTTTACGTCGCAGTGGTGAAAAGAAAAAACTTTCAGAACCGACGAGCGAAGAACTGAGCATAGGAGATTATAAATTCAATCCGGTATTAAGACAAATATCTTTTAATCAAAAAACAGAAACTCTCAGCAATGGTGAATCTAAATTGCTGTATTTACTTGCTACCAATATTAATAACATTGTTTACAAGGAAGATATTCGTGCGCAAAATGAAATCAATGGAAGATTTTCTGCAAAGAGTTTAAATACCAATATTTCAAAACTCAGAAAAGCGCTTGAGGCGAATCCAAAAATTACAATTGAAAATGTTCGGGAAATTGGATTTCGTTTGCGTGTTGCAGAATAA
- a CDS encoding NAD-dependent epimerase/dehydratase family protein: MQSIIAKGYQLRISVHIISKSIETLAVEKVTTDITNYNQVEIFVNGCDIIIHLAAKISIDGDPKGIVSAINLQGTQNVIAACEKFKIKKLIHFSSIHAFNPYPLMETLDESRAYISEKATPYDLSKVMAEKEILQARERGLNAVIISPTSIFGPHDYYPSLLGKAMLDIYHRRIPALTPGGYDFVFVEDLVKGVIAVMENDCLAEKYIFNGNYITIKNVAETIAQVCNKKLFYRIIPFEIIQIALPIIQMHSYLTNKPALFTKESMNTLRISPQKISSALAQKELGYTITSYPEAIAKTFDWYAAEGMLTDKKSDR, from the coding sequence TTGCAGAGCATTATTGCAAAAGGATATCAGTTGCGGATTTCCGTGCATATCATTTCAAAAAGTATTGAAACATTAGCTGTAGAAAAAGTCACAACTGATATTACAAATTATAATCAGGTAGAAATTTTTGTAAACGGATGTGATATCATTATTCATCTTGCAGCAAAAATTTCCATTGATGGCGATCCGAAAGGAATTGTTTCTGCTATTAATTTACAGGGAACACAAAATGTAATAGCAGCCTGTGAAAAATTTAAAATAAAAAAGCTCATTCATTTCAGCAGCATTCATGCATTTAATCCTTATCCTTTAATGGAAACATTAGATGAAAGCCGGGCTTATATTTCTGAAAAAGCAACTCCTTATGATTTGTCGAAAGTGATGGCAGAAAAAGAAATCTTACAAGCAAGAGAGCGAGGATTAAATGCAGTGATAATTTCACCCACTTCTATATTCGGTCCGCATGATTATTATCCTTCTTTATTGGGTAAGGCTATGTTGGATATTTATCATCGTCGTATTCCGGCACTAACACCCGGCGGTTATGATTTTGTGTTTGTGGAAGATTTGGTGAAAGGCGTAATTGCAGTTATGGAAAATGATTGTCTGGCAGAAAAATATATTTTCAACGGCAATTATATAACGATTAAAAATGTAGCGGAAACAATTGCACAGGTATGTAATAAAAAATTATTCTACCGCATTATTCCATTTGAAATAATACAGATTGCCTTACCTATAATTCAAATGCATTCTTACCTTACCAATAAGCCCGCATTATTCACCAAAGAATCTATGAATACATTGCGAATAAGTCCGCAGAAAATAAGTAGTGCTTTAGCTCAAAAAGAATTGGGTTATACCATTACCTCCTATCCGGAAGCAATTGCAAAAACATTTGATTGGTATGCTGCGGAAGGAATGCTCACCGATAAAAAATCAGATAGGTAA
- a CDS encoding c-type cytochrome: MKRRLQPFILFTLLAGLIWSCGPKAEDNASLEKAANKKGGMTEEEQMIADGRGFGEVKSVTLTNPLDESRIKRGMEIYDMKCSACHRLDSTRLVGPGWAGLTKLRKPEWIMNMITNVDVMLEKDPEAQKLLQLCLTRMPNQNVSIGDARDVLEYMRSNDGEK; the protein is encoded by the coding sequence ATGAAAAGGAGATTACAACCGTTTATTTTATTCACGCTACTCGCCGGATTGATCTGGAGTTGCGGACCAAAAGCTGAAGACAATGCCAGCCTTGAAAAAGCAGCAAATAAGAAGGGAGGTATGACAGAAGAAGAGCAAATGATTGCTGATGGAAGAGGATTTGGAGAAGTGAAATCAGTAACACTTACAAATCCATTAGACGAATCACGTATCAAACGTGGAATGGAAATTTATGATATGAAATGTTCCGCATGTCATCGCCTTGACTCAACAAGATTAGTTGGTCCGGGTTGGGCAGGTCTTACAAAACTGCGTAAGCCTGAATGGATTATGAATATGATTACAAATGTGGATGTGATGCTGGAAAAAGATCCGGAAGCACAGAAACTATTGCAATTGTGTTTAACTCGTATGCCAAATCAAAATGTATCTATTGGCGATGCAAGAGACGTATTAGAATATATGCGTAGTAACGACGGCGAGAAATAA
- a CDS encoding right-handed parallel beta-helix repeat-containing protein, protein MKYSSIFFMIIVLVCVLPAQTVSDNSSAEKTSGILQQKIDAASPYDTLIIDGGIYKEFNVVIKKPLVIIGKNYPVLEIDYKGEGFIIESDSVTIDGWVIQHSKPSDLHENAAIRLSQVKHIQVLNNKITDNYFCIYLAKSDSSIVKNNTIKSIPKSENTSGNGVHLWKCDAITIENNTITGTRDGIYLEFVSNSIISGNNCFKNIRYGLHFMFSNDDAYLKNVFTENGAGVAVMYSKGVQMHNNTFQKNRGSSSFGLLLKDITDSEIEGNTFYDNAVAIHMEGSNRVLAKQNSILENGWGLVITANCTDVAFEKIILLVIHLMFLPMVL, encoded by the coding sequence ATGAAATATTCTTCAATCTTCTTTATGATTATTGTTTTGGTATGCGTATTACCTGCCCAAACAGTATCCGATAATTCCAGCGCTGAAAAAACATCTGGAATCTTACAGCAAAAAATTGATGCTGCTTCACCTTATGATACTCTTATTATTGATGGGGGTATTTATAAAGAATTTAATGTGGTAATTAAAAAACCATTAGTAATAATCGGTAAAAATTACCCTGTATTAGAAATAGATTATAAAGGGGAAGGATTTATTATTGAATCCGATTCCGTAACAATTGATGGATGGGTAATTCAACATTCCAAACCTTCTGACTTGCACGAAAATGCCGCAATTCGTTTATCGCAAGTAAAACATATTCAAGTGCTGAATAATAAAATAACAGATAATTATTTCTGCATTTATCTTGCTAAATCAGATAGCAGTATTGTGAAAAATAATACCATTAAAAGCATTCCCAAATCTGAAAATACCAGCGGCAACGGAGTGCATTTATGGAAGTGTGATGCAATTACAATTGAGAATAATACGATTACCGGTACTCGGGATGGTATCTACCTGGAATTTGTTTCTAACAGTATAATTTCAGGAAATAATTGTTTTAAAAATATCCGCTACGGATTGCATTTTATGTTTTCAAATGATGATGCTTATCTGAAAAATGTGTTTACAGAAAATGGAGCAGGCGTTGCGGTAATGTATTCCAAAGGAGTGCAGATGCACAACAATACATTTCAAAAAAACAGAGGCAGTTCATCCTTTGGTTTATTATTAAAAGATATTACCGACAGCGAAATAGAAGGCAATACATTTTATGATAATGCAGTTGCCATTCACATGGAAGGCAGCAACCGGGTTCTTGCAAAACAAAATTCTATTTTAGAAAATGGCTGGGGTTTGGTGATTACTGCCAATTGTACTGATGTTGCCTTTGAAAAAATAATTTTATTAGTAATTCATTTGATGTTTCTACCAATGGTACTTTAG
- a CDS encoding DUF1295 domain-containing protein, which yields MDTYQRYWIALYFWVLLAVIILPLLIKVRAPYGRHIRSGWGKMIDNHLGWFWMEVPALLVFPLFVFYGPAEKNWISWLLVFLWMLHYINRTLIFPFRLRTGKKKMPLIILIMGVVFNVINGFFNGYYLGFINQPQADVIQWHTVLGIVLFAGGMAINIITDNKLIHLRKNGNGYTIPEGWLFQYISCPNHLGEIIEWIGFALIAWNFPAFSFALWSFTNLLPRTLNHHAWYKETFPDYPKERKAVIPLIL from the coding sequence ATGGATACGTATCAAAGATACTGGATTGCTTTATATTTTTGGGTATTGCTTGCTGTTATCATACTTCCTTTGCTGATAAAAGTGCGTGCTCCTTATGGTCGTCATATACGCAGTGGCTGGGGTAAAATGATTGATAATCACTTAGGTTGGTTTTGGATGGAAGTACCTGCCTTGTTAGTGTTTCCACTGTTTGTATTTTATGGTCCTGCTGAAAAAAACTGGATAAGTTGGTTACTCGTTTTCCTATGGATGTTGCATTATATAAACCGCACTTTAATATTCCCTTTTCGATTGCGCACAGGCAAGAAAAAAATGCCGCTTATTATTTTAATAATGGGTGTTGTATTTAATGTTATCAATGGATTTTTCAATGGATATTATCTGGGATTTATAAATCAACCGCAAGCAGATGTTATTCAATGGCATACTGTGTTGGGAATTGTATTGTTTGCCGGCGGCATGGCAATCAATATCATTACTGATAATAAACTTATCCATCTGCGCAAAAATGGAAATGGCTATACAATCCCCGAAGGTTGGTTGTTTCAATACATCAGTTGCCCGAATCATTTAGGAGAAATTATTGAGTGGATTGGTTTTGCACTAATCGCATGGAATTTTCCTGCATTCAGTTTTGCATTGTGGTCTTTTACCAATTTATTACCACGCACATTAAATCATCATGCATGGTATAAAGAAACGTTTCCCGATTATCCCAAAGAACGCAAAGCAGTTATTCCTTTAATTTTATAA
- a CDS encoding amidohydrolase has translation MSNLKIQIQQLAESYFEEIRSIRRHLHTHPELSFEEYNTAAFIAEKLTEFGIPFTPKIAKTGIVGIISGKEKGKTIALRADMDALPITEANDIDYKSQNAGVMHACGHDVHTACLLGAAKILNTLKDSFSGTIKLIFQPSEERLPGGANEMIKEGVLQNPEVDFMFGQHVFTPYKVGTLAFCPWKMMASTDELYITITGKGGHAAYPHQLIDPVVISAQIITALQQLVSRSTSPTEPSVVSIGKVIANGATNVIPNEVYMEGTLRAMQEDVRTMLQEKIKTTIHGIANAMGANAEVEIRIGYPSLFNNIDLTELTITNAKEYLGEENVFIAEPRMGAEDFAFYSQKIASCFYRLGTGNPEKGIISNIHTSTFNIDEDALKIGMGFMAFNALKNIG, from the coding sequence ATGAGCAATTTAAAAATTCAAATTCAGCAATTAGCCGAATCTTATTTTGAAGAAATACGCAGCATTCGCCGACACCTGCATACACATCCTGAATTAAGTTTTGAAGAATATAATACCGCTGCTTTTATTGCAGAAAAACTCACGGAGTTTGGAATTCCTTTTACTCCAAAAATTGCGAAGACAGGTATTGTTGGAATTATATCGGGAAAAGAAAAAGGAAAAACAATTGCCCTCCGTGCAGATATGGATGCATTGCCAATTACAGAAGCAAATGATATTGATTATAAATCGCAAAATGCGGGTGTAATGCATGCCTGCGGACATGATGTGCATACTGCTTGTTTATTGGGTGCAGCAAAAATTTTAAACACTTTAAAAGATAGTTTCAGCGGAACAATAAAATTAATTTTTCAACCTTCGGAAGAACGTTTACCCGGTGGTGCAAATGAAATGATTAAAGAAGGAGTGTTGCAAAATCCAGAAGTTGATTTTATGTTTGGTCAACATGTGTTCACTCCTTATAAAGTAGGAACACTTGCCTTCTGTCCGTGGAAAATGATGGCATCTACTGATGAATTATATATTACCATAACAGGTAAAGGAGGACATGCAGCGTACCCACATCAGTTAATTGATCCGGTAGTTATTTCAGCACAAATTATTACAGCATTACAACAGTTAGTAAGTCGCTCAACATCACCCACAGAACCCTCAGTTGTCAGTATTGGAAAAGTAATTGCCAACGGCGCAACGAATGTAATTCCCAACGAAGTTTATATGGAAGGAACATTGCGTGCAATGCAAGAAGATGTACGAACCATGTTGCAGGAAAAAATTAAAACAACAATACATGGAATTGCAAATGCGATGGGTGCAAATGCTGAAGTGGAAATTAGAATTGGTTATCCATCATTATTTAATAATATAGATTTAACAGAACTAACAATTACAAATGCAAAGGAATATTTAGGAGAAGAAAATGTATTTATCGCTGAGCCGAGAATGGGTGCAGAAGACTTTGCTTTTTATTCACAGAAAATTGCTTCTTGTTTTTATCGCTTAGGTACAGGCAATCCTGAAAAAGGAATTATAAGTAATATTCATACATCCACATTTAATATTGATGAAGATGCCTTAAAAATCGGGATGGGTTTTATGGCGTTTAATGCTTTGAAGAATATTGGGTAG